Genomic window (Hippoglossus stenolepis isolate QCI-W04-F060 chromosome 11, HSTE1.2, whole genome shotgun sequence):
AGAAATGAAGGGAACTCGGAAGAAATGTAAAGATTCACACTTGTTTATCTCAGGGAATATATTGCACTTGCAATTTGTGCTTGCAGTTGGATTAACTGGATGTGTCCGTCCTGTGCGTGTGTAGTGCAGCTTTGCAAAGCGAAGCCACCTAAAATCTGTGTATAATTAAAACACTTTGCTCAcactttgtttggtttgtcttAGTCTAAATGCTTTAGTCTGATTTCCCTGTTACAGCAGCATTTATGCTTTTTAAGTAATTTGTAAATTGAACATtctaaaagattttttttggttttctgtggtttaaatgtttaaacatttgGGAAAACTACAAACTATAATGTCAGTCAGTAATTCAGTTTATCTATTACTTTTTACATTGGTACAATGATAATTTCTGATTCTAGTCATACAGTCTTACAAAAAGAGATTGTTAGGAATTTGTgattttctcttgtgtttgtttgagattTTATAGGCCTGTAAATTTGAAGTCTGCAGTTATTCACTGGCAAAGACACTTAGAATTATTATCAGCTCTGGAATTTACCCATTGTATTGTCATGTGTGGTTCTTCATTCTGTTGCAGGGTGGATTTCGGTGGGTGTGTACGTTGTGGTTAGACAGACCTGCTGAACTCGTTCTGACCTGTCAGATCTgtgcaggacagacagaagaaacGTGAAGTTCTTAGAGCATGAAAATCTGTTTGAAAGCCTAAAATGAGTAACTTTCTTCATCCAAGGTCTTAAAGTAGAAAATTGGTTCTACCTGAATTTGAATGtatgaaattgaatataaaaattcTCAAACTGAAGTACAATATTAATTTTTTTGGCACAGGAGTAAACCAGTTTTGTAACCTCTCATAACCTACCAGTGCCCAACCCAGAAATAGAGCCAGTGCCAAGGCAACATCAATACTTCATAAAAGTTAccaaataaaatcatatattattaaatatctttaaaaaagataatgaTGTTgaacagagtttttttttaattatttttataaaagatACATTACAGGGaataaacattgacacactacTAATATATCAATACCAAACCAAATAGAGAAAATTATATAATCAATAACAATTCAAATCAATCATATAACCTATTttctaaataatatatttatgaaattatttaaagtattttaattcCATCACCATGAAATCCAAGGCTCCATAAAAAAGCCAATAAAATGTCTACATTTACAGTGATCTTCTCACTCATGAGTACAATGATGACAGTTGTACCTTGATGTTGTTTCTTTATGTGATGTGTTATCATACAGGGCTGTCATTTATCAGTGATAGTGAACCATATAATTTTGTACACATTCATTATATCTTGTTTAAATTTTACATTATAAGAATAatgacaattttttaaaatatctttgacTTCCCTTCTACATTAACTGCACAAAAATATGAGTAGAATATATACGATTTCACCCTGTTGAAGTACAAACTTCTCTGACTTTATAATAGAGGGCTCTTGTGACCATATAAGCTATAAAGTACATGTTATTATGTCATATTAACTGTGCACaatactatttaaaaaaaaaaagtaaacgcACTTCCTCCTTTTCACTCGCCTCCTACATCTGCTCCAAAAATTACAATgtacaatgttaaagatgtgACCTTGTGGCTTTATAAACCAATAATACAGGACTTTCGTGATTATATCGTTTTCAAGtacatgttgctgttttcatattcatcatATTGTATATTCAAACTATGTTGTTTCATCGTGTGAAATAAACTGatgataatgaatgaattaaaatatgaatattaacatCTATGGACTCACCTCACACAGTTACTGCATACATATGAGTAGTATAAGTATGGAAGATGTGACCTTGTTACATAATAAACTGTTCACACGTGTCTCCTTGTCGCCCTCCCACGCCCCCCTAAAGGTGACTTCCGGTAGGGGGCAGGAGGCagtgaaggagggaaggaaaggagaggagcgGGGGAGGAGACGAACGGGACGCAGCCGCAGTCACCGCCGCTGTTTGTCATTTCTCCATCAACACTGTCTCCGTTATTCGTTCCCTCCaccggagcagcagcagcagcagcagcagcctgtggagTATCCGTCCGATTGACCGGGAGTAAGAAGAGAGGGACCATGAGTGTGGAGGCGTACGGGCCGAGCTCCCAGACCCTGACGTTCCTGGACACGGAGGAAGCGGAGCTGCTGGGAGCGGACACCCAGGGCTCCGAGTACGACTTCACCGATTTCACCCTGCCGAGCCAGACCCAGACCCAAGGCCAGACCCAGAGTCAGCTCGACGGACAGGTGCGGTTGAGAAACAGCGTCCTCCGCTCGAATAGCTAAACGTGAACTCAACAGCTCAGCTGGCAGGCCAACCCCCGGTTAGCCCGGCGACGCCTTCCATCTGTTACCATGCTTTTATCCCCACTAATTGGCTAGCATGCTAGCTGGCTAACTAGCTCGCATCAAGACAGTTAGCAATATTGACACAGCTAGCATGTGAAGATTCAGGACTttcactgcaaaacaaaacaagtgtgtcagaaaatgaaaaagtaaacagccacagatacacaatacagtacatttacttcCACTTGTACGTGTTAACCACCTTCACTGTGTAGTGACAACAACAATCACACAGGTCAATGAACACAGCTAGTTGGATGAAGTCAGTGTGACATATGTCAACACACAGATGTGACACTTAGCAGTTTAGACTTCTCATGAACAATATGATCACCAATGCATTTATCTATATGTTTGACTATCTGGTCTTTGTTCAATGCAATATTTAACATAAGTTTATCCCACTTGAAGCTGACATAAAGTTTCAGTTCATATATCTGATTGTTGTCTCCTCAGGTTAACGGTCCTGACGGGGTCCTGCAGAATGGAGACGACCCTGTGGTGAAAGCCAGTCAGCTGCTGGCAGAGCTGAACtttgaggaagatgaggaggataCCTACTACACCAAGGACCTTCCTGTTCATGCCTGCAGGTAACGGATCGGACTAATGTGTCTGGAGCACCGACACTAACCTGTGgttaatttcttttctttttttttccttttgttgcaTATAGTGTCTGTGAGTAATCTCTGATTTAATTTGTTCTAACTTTATATAGACCCTTTCTTTACACTTAGTTTCAATGGGTTGTTGACCATACTGTCTCAATTTATATCTTAATTTCCGATCTTTTGCATTAATGTTAATGCCACTTTGAACATAATGAAATTGTTCAAGCTGAGCACACTGAAAGCAAACGCATTTCTGCTTCCATGTGCTGGTTTTTGTCCATGTTGGCCATTCATTTTTCTATCGGAGTAGCAAGCGTTTTTGGAATATTTGCCCAAAAGAGTAAAATACAGATAATAAGAAGGCAAAAGCATAAATAGGGAGGGGCCCAGGCTGAGGACACAGAAGCAGCTCATCTAAACAAACTGAACAATCTATACTCAATTTATCAGGTCATCTTGAATCATGTCTAATGTCAATGATGATAGtcaatatttgtgttgtgtcatgCAAAGCAGTGCTGCTGTTCTCATACACACAGTTCATATGCTATCACACTGACAAGCTGTCAGATATTAGTTTAGCTCTGCCAGAAGTCTGGTTTTGCCAGGAGTTTGTCTGACCAGaccctctctgtttctcagtgAGCAgagaattatttttatataaactttGATACAGCAACTCTCACCACACTGAAAGTTTGCTGAGCACTTTCCATTACTACAAAGCTACTGTaagtcactttttaaaaattagtttttataatttgaaaaagaaaattcaaattATTCAGCATGTGCTGTCGCTTCAGAGACGTATAAATCTGCTACAAGATGAaattctgcttctctttttattttagtttcattaaTAAATTATATGTTTATGACATGAGATATCCTGCAGTATATTTGCTGTCTGTTTTGAGAGTTTATCAAGATTTATACGATTTTTAACTTGTTGATGGTCTAAcggtcatgtttttatttttttattttatctgactcTCCTCTGTTGTAGTTACTGTGGGATTCATGATCCAGCCTGTGTGGTTTACTGCAACACCAGCAAGAAGTGGTTTTGTAATGGTCGTGGAAACACATCCGGCAGGTAAGATACAGCAAAGTACACATTTACTGTTATAGCATTTCTTTCTAATATATAACTTCTATATGatgcataatatatatatataatatgcataatatatatacagtccAGGTGAGCAATATGTCCATTACAAGGAAAAACGTTTCTGTCAGTGGAGTCCCAAAATATTTGTCTTTGAAGTAttaataatgtttgtttaatatatatatataaaatcaaacTGACTCTGAATCAAAACCAACCCTATAATAAATCAGAATGATAATTCGTATTTTTTTCAGATTAGACAAAGTAACAGATGGTAACAGTGTTGGTGATGATGTGAATGTAGTTACAATCACTTATATACATTTTAGATGATGATGGTCTCTTCATAAGTTTTTATTAATTCAACTTATTGCTGCTTCGAGGTTTCCTCCATATGTTGATCCTACTTTAGGTGTAGGGAAGAATTGCTAGTGTGTACACCCTCCCTGTATATAGGACTGTGGTCTTTAGCATTTCCTCCAGCAGGgacattcattattattctctTCACTTTCAGCCACATTGTAAACCACCTGGTGAGAGCAAAGTCCAAGGAGGTGACCCTGCATAAAGATGGACCTCTAGGGGAAACGGTACTGGAGTGTTACAACTGTGGCTGTCGCAACGTCTTCCTGCTGGGCTTCATCCCCGCCAAGGCTGATTCAGTAGTGGTGTTGCTGTGCAGGTGAGGGCACGTTTACGCAGCAGACTGTGCACTCTGATTTCCCTGCTGATGGAGTCAGTCAAAGagtttcacatttacatttgacatttttgctcTGGTTGTAACACAGGCAGCCATGTGCCAGCCAGAGCAGCCTGAAAGACATCAACTGGGACAGCTCACAGTGGCAGCCTCTCATCCAGGACCGCTGCTTCCTGTCCTGGCTCGTCAAAATCCCCtcagagcaggagcagctcAGGGCTCGTCAGATCACCGCCCAGCAGATCAACAAGCTGGAGGAACTCTGGAAGGTACAGTCAATACAACTGTCTTTGTACACACCCACTAGTCATTTTACTATGTAAATACTCTAAACCCACATAACTTACATTTCATCATGGGTTGGGCTTATCTATGCAGTTGACCAGATATACTCATACAACTGAGTTGTTTCTTACTGCTCAGTTTCATTGCCTGTTTCATTCTTGTGGTGCTATTATCTGTAGTTTCCTGTTCTAAGTTCAGATTGGAATTTTCCTTCattcattccttccttcctccattCCTTCCTTTTGTCTGTCCACCcttattttcttctttcctttcttccttgtttcctttcttctctccttccttcctccatttcctcccGGGCAGGAAAATCCCACGGCGACCCTGGAGGACCTGGAGAAGCCCGGTGTGGACGAGGAGCCGCAGCACGTGCTGCTCCGCTATGAGGATGCTTATCAATACCAGAACATCTTTGGCCCTCTAGTGAAGCTGGAAGCTGACTACGACAAGAAACTCAAAGAGTCCCAGGTGAACAAAAACtttcaaatacagtttttttcttttctttttcctaatAACATTGTATTTACATGATTCAGTGTTTGTCAAATCAGTAAATGATTAATAATATGTAGATCAAATTATCCTTTAATCAACAAATTGTTTCAGTTgtagtttaatttagtttattcaCTAATACTTTTTTCTATTGTACCAATGTTTCAGCAATTATTCAACCTTATTCATTTTCATAGTTTTAACCTCAATCTGGTTTCTGCTTAagtaatacatatatttttgtatgttGCTTCTTAACAGACTCAAGACAACATTACAGTCAGATGGGACTTGGGactgaataaaaagagaattgCATATTTCACTCTTCCCAAGACAGACTCAGGTACTGAATCGTTGTTTTGCTTCACTTTGTCTAAGTAAACATTTGCATGTTATTCCAATAAAATGATCTATAATTGACAAAAAATGCATATTGATAAGCATTTAACTATAGACCATCTTGTGATGGATCACATCAGATGCAATGACCTTCAACACGTTCTGAGCCTTGAGTCCTAGTAAAACTAACCTTTTGAGGTTCCTTTACTTTATGTCGAGGTGTATATTTAGCAAAGTGATTGTTTTCATGTATATTGTTCTCTAGATATGCGACTGATGCAGGGAGATGAAATTTGCCTGAGGTACAAAGGAGATCTGGCTCCTCCATGGAAAGGCATTGGACACGTCATCAAAGTCCCTGATAGTATCCTTATGACTGTTACAATAGACAAACTATGTCTAACATTTTACCTGTTATTCACGCATTTATCACTTCAGCCAAAGTTTGCCTCTTGATTAATTTTTAATTCATCATTAATGAAGGTAAATGTCTCAACACTGACATATGGGTCTTTGGTAGCATCTAGTGGCAGCGGcagaaaactacaaaaacattGGCTAACTTGGTTGTTCTCTCTCCACAGTACGATTCgttctttttaaaaagtacattttatatGTAGATTTCTCATACAGCTAAACACATTTAACTTTACTGATACAGATCTTCAGCAACATGAAATGAGGCTACATATCTAGATAGTTGTTAGTTCATTCAACCAAACTTGCTATTTATTAATGTTGCCCTGAAGTTCACCTTTGTTTTGATGAAACAAAACCTTGTGTAGAGATGTTATCTGTTTTTATAAAGCTTGAAATGTCTGCAGCAGGTAACAGAGGAGTGACCGGAGAGTGTAAAATATTACTGATAATATCTTTTATCTGACTTCAAATCATGAATAAAGAAAGGACAGTTAACATACTGTCAAAGCAGTTGCCACAGATATGATAATAAGTACATACAGTACGTATATACAAAGGCCAATATTTCCTTGAGTTACTTTATCAGACTATGGTGACGAGATCGCCATTGAGTTAAGAAGCAGTGCCGGGGCTCCTGTGGAGATCCCACACAACTTCCAGGTCGACTTTGTGTGGAAGTCAACTTCCTTTGACAGGTATTTAGAGGAAAatgacacacactgatgtttttttgttgtgacacttgccatttatcatttatcaaaaCAGACTCTATTTTGCTCTGTTAATCTCTTCTCAAATGAAGGTAAACTGTTGTctgaaatgtatattttcaagTCAGAGTTTAAAGGTTAAGGTTAGTCTGCCACTTGTTTAAAGCAGAGGtcaaaatatacatacatacataagttaatatacacatacaaaatacacaaatgttcCCAAGAAGTCCTTGCATTTCATGTATTAAGTCTCGTTTTAAGCTTTTCGGCATGGAGTGATTTAGTTTGCCACATATTTTATGCTTTGCACAACTGATAATGACACAGTCCCTTGACAAAGTATTTTAGAACATAGAACAATATGGAGACTATCCCTTTTGAAGGTGTACTGCACTTCAACCACAAGTTTATGTTAGCAGATGTTTGCAGGGCCCCCACAGGgtgatcagacctgggtgtgtgtccctaacatcttggggcccagttgggatctttcctctaTTAGTCCTAAAACATTGATTCAGTTAGTGACTGAgtaattttgaaaatgtttccactCAATGATGggtcttgtttttaaaatccagttAATCCTCTCTCAATATTCCCACCTTTCCCTCATCCAGGATGCAGAGTGCCCTGAAGACGTTTGCTGTGGATGAGACTTCAGTGTCTGGTTACATCTACCACAAACTGCTGGGACACGAGGTAGAAGATGTGGTCATCAAGTGTCAGCTGCCCAAACGCTTCACCGCTCAAGGCCTGCCTGATCTCAACCACTCCCAGGTAAGTTAGAAAACCAACCACAGATTTGTTTCCTTGATATACTTTGGTAAAGTATCATCAGAcaaattacagaaaacacaaacatgaaggagaTAATTCAGAGTTTTAGGATTAATGTCAGTCATATCTCATAAAGCTTTTTCAGGCTAAACCCTTGTACTATATAGTGGcctttttaaatagtttttagtGTATCAAACCTCTTCGTTTTTCAGTAACATCATTATGGTTTGTTGTTATACAGGTGTATGCTGTGAAGACAGTGCTGCAGCGCCCCCTCAGTCTGATCCAGGGACCTCCCGGCACAGGGAAGACAGTAACCTCTGCCACCATTGTCTACCACCTGGCTAGACAGGGTAACGGGTAAGACCCACACTGAGTAAATGGTTTCAATCCTTCTTTTGTATCTGGTTATTTTTAGCATCTGGCCCAGTTCAGACCTGATGTTGACATCAGCCTTTGGTGATCCTGTCAcaaatggacatttttattatcatcagtTCACATCTGGCATTAGAATGTCCTCATGTGTCTCAAGTGACCACAtatgatcagatctcacttccctgctgtatatgcaaataaacatgcacgtcatctctctctctttaggcCAGTGCTAGTATGTGCTCCCAGTAACATTGCTGTTGACCAGCTGACAGAGAAGATCCACCAGACAGGACTCAAGGTGGTGAGGCTGTGTGCCAAGAGCAGAGAAGCCATTGACTCGCCTGTCTCCTTCCTGGCTTTGCACAACCAGACCCGCAACATGGACAGGTAACACATAACTGACTAGTATCAATTAGACCTTTCATTGGTTAGTTAAGTACCAGTTCTCCCGATAATAATTTACAACTTATGTAGGAAATTTTTACCATGAACCCCTGAGAGAGAAGCAGTGGCTTGAGATTGGGATGATATTGTGTAGTAATAAACTGAAACATGGGAAGTACAAATACCATCACTGGTGGCCTATGTTTATTTCAGACCTTTAAGTAATACTTGCAATACAAATACTAGTCATTGCTCTCAAGCACAAAACGTTGATGATGTCTGATTTCAAACCTGCAGTATGCCAGAGCTTCAGAAGCTGCAACAGCTGAAGGACGAAACTGGTGAGCTGTCATCCTCAGACGAAAAGCGCTACCGAGCTCTGAGACGTACCGCGGAGAGGGAGCTGCTTATGGTATGAAAACTGCTCGTGCTGAAGCCCTACcaaatcatttcctgtttttgacAGTGCTAGACACCACTATGTACACCAGCTTAGATTTAACAGTTACTATCAAGTGCCCAATCATTCTTATGCTAATCCGACATGCCATGGTATTAGTTTTaccataaaactgaaaaaaaatggaCATGAACAAGTCTGCTttaatccctctctctcccagaaTGCTGATGTGATTTGTTGTACCTGCGTTGGGGCGGGGGATCCTCGTCTGGCTAAGATGCAGTTCCGCTCAATCCTGATTGATGAGAGCACCCAGGCCACTGAACCAGAATGCATGGTGCCTGTCGTCCTGGGGGCCAAGCAGGTCGGAGACTCATGAGTGCAAACACACGTGAATCATTCAATGGCATCAGCTATCTGCTTCAAGTGCTGTCAATCCACAGGTCTTTGGTTTTATTGTGACTTATCCTCTTAACTTTGTaatcatctgttgttttttccgTAGTTGATTTTGGTGGGGGATCACTGCCAGCTGGGTCCTGTGGTGATGTGTAAGAAGGCAGCTAAAGCAGGTCTGTCCCAGTCTCTGTTTGAGCGTCTGGTAGTTCTGGGGATCCGACCAATTCGTCTGCAGGTCCAGTACCGCATGCACCCAGCCCTCAGCGCCTTCCCCTCGAACATCTTCTATGAAGGCTCTCTGCAGAACGGAGTCACTGCTGGTGAGTTGCCCCTCAAAACTCCTGCCAAAGCTTCAGAATACAGCTAAATGTTCTTTCACTTGTTCTTTACTGCTCACTTCACACAGACTGATATAAAAGGGACTTGTGACCCTGTCAGATCTTATACTGTATTTACCCTACTCTTAGCCACAGTTCTTATGATTATACAagttcttcatcttcttttagGGGATTTAATTTAAGCAGACATAACACAGTGGCCCACAATGCCTGCTGTCATTTGGGAAACAAGTTATTTACTGTACTTCACTGTACGTCCTCCAGTATTGAGTCAcatgtgtttggttgtttttcctaCAGCGGACCGTGTGAAGAAAGGCTTTGACTTTCAGTGGCCGCAGCCTGACAAGCCGATGTTCTTTTACGTCACACAAGGCCAAGAGGAGATTGCCAGCTCTGGAACATCATATCTGAACAGGTATACATTTCTTGATCCTAATATTGATCCCATATGTTTATCCTCCAATCTCAAAGGATTGTATCTGAAAATCACATATGTTCTTATTCTCTGTTTGAGTCAGGTGTCAGTTTGAGAACCATGTTAACATTTCTCTAATACACAGGCAGCCACTATAGGCACTAAACATTCCTTAGATGTTTAGATATACATCACACTACTATTATGCACATACCTCATGTCCATAACATGTCATAAAATGAGGGCTCTTGTTCATGCAGGACGGAGGCAGCCAACGTGGAGAAAATTACCACGAGGTTGCTGAAGGCTGGAGCAAAACCTGATCAGATTGGCATCATTACTCCGTATGAGGGCCAGAGGTCCTACCTGGTCCAATACATGCAGTTCAGTGGCTCCCTCCATACCAAGCTCTATCAGGTACAGTGGTTTattctttgcattttaaatacTGACTTGAGAACTTGAACAGAAGTGTCAAATGTATCACCaccattttaaatgaaatacaacaaagctgctttaagacatgcactgaattccagacattttcctgacattttccagaggggctgtgtgtgagagcaacAGTcaagagtcagttgctctggacatttggTGGacccagataatctcctgctgcattcttcatttgtgaaaggcaaactgcagatGTCCACACCTAactttctggacattttccagagaaaaACGGTTAAGTTAAGCTTAGActaagaggaaagaggaggcagaaatGATTCCAGAACCTTAAGTCTGTAGCCATTTACCTCAAACAGTCTCACATTTGTAA
Coding sequences:
- the LOC118117885 gene encoding regulator of nonsense transcripts 1 — protein: MSVEAYGPSSQTLTFLDTEEAELLGADTQGSEYDFTDFTLPSQTQTQGQTQSQLDGQVNGPDGVLQNGDDPVVKASQLLAELNFEEDEEDTYYTKDLPVHACSYCGIHDPACVVYCNTSKKWFCNGRGNTSGSHIVNHLVRAKSKEVTLHKDGPLGETVLECYNCGCRNVFLLGFIPAKADSVVVLLCRQPCASQSSLKDINWDSSQWQPLIQDRCFLSWLVKIPSEQEQLRARQITAQQINKLEELWKENPTATLEDLEKPGVDEEPQHVLLRYEDAYQYQNIFGPLVKLEADYDKKLKESQTQDNITVRWDLGLNKKRIAYFTLPKTDSDMRLMQGDEICLRYKGDLAPPWKGIGHVIKVPDNYGDEIAIELRSSAGAPVEIPHNFQVDFVWKSTSFDRMQSALKTFAVDETSVSGYIYHKLLGHEVEDVVIKCQLPKRFTAQGLPDLNHSQVYAVKTVLQRPLSLIQGPPGTGKTVTSATIVYHLARQGNGPVLVCAPSNIAVDQLTEKIHQTGLKVVRLCAKSREAIDSPVSFLALHNQTRNMDSMPELQKLQQLKDETGELSSSDEKRYRALRRTAERELLMNADVICCTCVGAGDPRLAKMQFRSILIDESTQATEPECMVPVVLGAKQLILVGDHCQLGPVVMCKKAAKAGLSQSLFERLVVLGIRPIRLQVQYRMHPALSAFPSNIFYEGSLQNGVTAADRVKKGFDFQWPQPDKPMFFYVTQGQEEIASSGTSYLNRTEAANVEKITTRLLKAGAKPDQIGIITPYEGQRSYLVQYMQFSGSLHTKLYQEVEIASVDAFQGREKDFIILSCVRANEHQGIGFLNDPRRLNVALTRARYGVIIVGNPKALSKQPLWNHLLNYYKEQKVLVEGPLNNLRESLMQFSKPRKLVNTINPGGRFMSTAMYDAREALIPGSVYDRSSNGRMSNMYFQTHDQIGMIGTGSNPMTSMNIPIPFNLVMPPIPPSGYMGQANGPTGGRGGGMKGRAGSGGGGGTRGGRQRNRGNMGNHGGGNGGTDRGHGGHMSGSQASQDLGSQSFSQGPLTQGYINMSQPSQMSQPGLSQPELSQDSYLGDEFKSQIDVALSQDSTYQGERAYQHGGVTGLSQY